Below is a window of Drosophila willistoni isolate 14030-0811.24 chromosome XR unlocalized genomic scaffold, UCI_dwil_1.1 Seg144, whole genome shotgun sequence DNA.
AAAAGCCAATCGTCTGCCGAGAGATTATGCAAAATAtccccaaaaataaaaaatactacAACAAAGAGAACacaggcaacaacaaaaaagtcgaaaaagaaaacggcaaaaacaaaaacaataagaaggcaaaaaaaaaaaggctcGGGGCGTCGTTCTGTCTCAACGGCGtctgtagttttttttttccaggtGGGAAAGTACGCCAACGACATCGACATCGACTTTGGCATCGGCCATCATGATTAATAAGGTTTAAGTTGCCTACCGGTCTTTGACGTCGTCGTTATGGCTGGTTAACCGAGTTGTCAACGCGAACACATACACGTGCTTCACTTTCCTGACTTGATTAATGAAATCTGTAAGATATTTGGAATCTATAATTAGGTAAACATTTGGTTTCTGTCTATATTTAGTGACATCAAATTTTGAGATTGCCAAAAACTTTAGGGCAGTTAACGAAATTAACCCTAAATAACACTTTGGCTCAATTCGGAGAATTAAACGTGTTGTACTGATTGTAGAAACGGAATTGCTTTCCGTTTGTACGGAAAACGGAAAAGATTGCGTATTGtgaaatgaacaaaaaaatttcaaagaatTAGTCATTTGTTAAGAGATACTGAAGTTATGtagtacaatttttttttttgattacttttcacttgaccaatttataacaattatttgttatttgttattaCCTTGAGGAATTTCTATAAACAATAGAGAAACCCTTATCTCTCTCAGTGGGGAATATGTTTAATCTGCGCTATGATTGGCGGCCGTCTATCAGCTAAatgatattattattttttttttttggaagttGCCAAAAAATTCTACAAACATCATACAAGTAGAATTAGTCGCTGCCAAGGTGTGAAACTGTTTAAAGGCATTAAAAAAACCACTGAAAAGATTTAATATTTAGCAAATTTATTGAAAGAGAGAAAATTATACAAAGTAAcgaaaaacatatatttattcatttgATATAATGAAAGGTAATGAAAGAATTTAAATACTCTTCTACTTGGAATGTGTTGAGAAAGAATTTGTGTTATCCATTTCAACAATAGGTCCAACCAAAATTGGTTTAGAATGTTGACTAACTTACATACagtttttttgatattttgtaGTTCTCTATAATTGTTTCATTTAAAACAAGTTAATATCGTGAGGTATGTTCATATTGCGTAAGAATAGAAATTCATTTGGGAAGTCTATTACTGATAAGTCAAAGACTGacaattaatttataatgtaCATTAAATGCTGTTCTTAACGATATGACATGTTCCAGTTTATTAGTGAAGTCAAAGTGCCTCTTTTTGGGCTCTAATTTTGTGAGTTTCTGTTTCTGCGAATGAATTGAATGGTGAtaagaatgatttgccacaTATAAGAAGAGGTTTGTTGCCGGTACGAAAATTCGCAAGAAataatgaaatcaaatttatttccTTATTAAGTTGCCTTTTTGTTGACTTCCCCTCAATAAACTCATTGAATTTCGAACGATGAAACATCAAGGACACAAGGACAAAAATGTACAAATGGCGAATACCCTTTTTAGTTTGATTCGATGTTTGTGATTCTTTTCAGTTTGATTCAAAGTTTCTGATTTTTTTAAAGGCAACTAATAAAAGATAATTAAGACTTATTTCTTTTACACCGATTGTTCAAATATGGTAACTTCTACTGGATAGTTAAAGGTTCGGCTCAttaatttgcaaatttttttttttttagacatCAAGTGGATAATGTTGCCTGTGCTGATATGGATAAGTTTACTTACAGCAGCAAAAATGGAGATATTCGAGATAGATGAAGATTTCTGTATATCTCTACCGACGGGCTACTATGAATATCCTTATGAGTGTGATGCATATATATCCTGCAATGACTCTCATGCAGAATTGGAATATTGCCCGGATGAGAAGCTATTCAATTCACAATTAGATATATGCGATACTCCTGAAGCGGTTGAATGCTATCCGATATTGCCAGATATTTGCAGAAATCTAACCAATTCCACATTGCTGCCAGCGGGTAGTGAGTGCAATGAATATATTGAGTGTGTAAATGGAATAAGTGTACTGCATGAGTGTCCGGGCAATTTGTGGTATAATCCTGAATGGCGCATTTGTGATGATCCCAATGATACTTGGTGCGACAACACAACAaccacgacgacgacgacgacgacgatgactaCCACAACGCCGACGAcaagaacaacagcagcagaaacaataacaacagaactggatacaacaacaatagacgATCTGTTTGAAGGTTGCTTAAATGAGAAGCAGGGTACATCGTTGCCATATGTTGAAAACTGTCAGGAATATTATTACTGTTGGGGTAATGGTTCTTATAGTCTATTCCCGTGCCCTGCAGATAATTGGTTTAGTCCCTATACGGGCAACTGTGGACCTGAAGTGTCGCCGGAATTGTGCCGAGAAATTACAACTACTATTTCGGTTACCGCTGCAAATAATCCTTGTGAAAGTCAGGAATTAGGTACATCATTTGCCCTCACATCAAATTGTAATGAGTATCTTTTATGTTTGGGTAATGGTCAATCCACAATTGCCAAGTGTCCATCGAATGCGTGGTTTGATCCACAAGGAGGAAATTGTGGACCAAATGTTTCACCATTAGCCTGTCGCGAAAGTACTACGACTGTCGCTTCCACTACCGAAACAACAACAGTACAACCTGAAAATATTTGTGCTGGTAAAGAAGAGGGTGCTTCGTTTCCTCTGACGAGCGATTGTCAGAAATATATTCTTTGTATGGGCAATGGAGAGAGTGTCATTGTTAGATGCATAGCCAATGCCTGGTTTGATCCCCAAACCAGCAACTGTGGACCGAATGTGTCACCCACAGCGTGTCAGGAAGTAGAAGTCAGTAGCACCACTGAATCCACTACTCAATCTACTACTGAATCCACCACAGAACTCTCGACTGAGACAACTGATGAAACTACTGCCACAACGGATTATCCAATCGATTTGGAAATTTGTTCGGGCCAAACTACGGGGGAATATGTCAGCTATCCGGATAACTGTGAAAAGTATATTGTATGTGCGGATCCAGTGCCGATTGCATTTTATTGCACTCCTGGTTACTATTTCAGTGAGAGCCTACAGAAGTGTGTGAGCTGGCTGGATAGTGATTGTCCAGACACAGGATCAGAGACCACAACGTCATGGCCTTTGCCCTCACCAACTCCAACTGTCTGTGCAAATAGCTCAGGGCTTACTTTGCCCTATCCAGAGGATTGTCAATGGTATATACGTTGTGTGGATGATTACGTTTATATGATGGAGGTTTGCCAAAAAGGAGAGTTCTACGACCCCTGGAGGAGTGAGTGTGGTGCTGATGTATCACCAGATGCATGTCTTGATACATATGAAACAACTTCTAGCCCCGACGAAACGTCAAGCACAATTGGCTCAACAACTTCTACGACAGCTTCACCTCAACTGGATCCCTGTGAGGGTATCCAAGATGGTAAACTTGTACCCTATCCCGACGATTGTACCAGATTCATAATATGTGTTAAGCCCAATCCCATTATTGGTAATTGTGTAGTGGGGCAGGAGTTCAGTGCTCAATTGGAACGATGTATGGCTCCATGGTACGCCAATTGTTCGATTATAATCACAACGACTACTGAAGAACcatctacaacaacaaccagaacCACAACGGAAATAACACCATCTCAGCCAGATGATTTTTGCGCCGATCAAGCTGATAAGGCTTTGGTACCCTATCCATATAATTGCAGTAAATATATCATTTGCCAAGAACCCATACCCGTTGGCTATGAATGTCCACAAGGCGAGGAGTTCAGTCCCATTGAATTGACCTGTATGGATGCCGAATTGGCCAATTGTAATGATGAATCCAACAAGGATTCACAGACATTGGCTAAGTATCTCCTGCAGACGATTGGAAATTGGATTCAAAACTAATTAAACTTTAccaattataatttttgatttctttttatatactgtgcatttattgtttatagatatacatatatatttataaatgtgAAGAGGTTttgaaattgcattttcaGCAGCGTTTTTACTGTCCCCATTGACAGCCAACCTGGGTGACATCACAAGATTGAGTTTTGACATTCCAAAACAATTGTCCGGCACACGTAATTACAGTTGGTTGTGGTCCACAGTGGATAAACTTGTGGCAATCGCCAGGATAGGGTTGATATGTATTTATTGCATTCCCTTTGCATATAGCAACATGATCTATGGGCAAATAGTTATCTGGATGCAATGCTGGCAGAGTCGGTGGTGTGGGGGCAGTGGGGACAATTCCTGTTGGGTTACCTGTTGGGTTCGGTTGCATCCAGGGTAAATAGTTGGAAAATTGTGACGGCTCACAACGCTGAAGTGCTGCATTCCACTCATTGTTCTCTGGACAGCTACGATATGGATATGGGCTATATTGTATCCCAAAATCCTGATTATCTGTGTAAATTGGCAAATCTATTTGGCAAtttgataacatttttgaatcgCATCGATAAGTCACTGGGCTCCAATAAGAATTCAACGGACACTGTCGGGCATATGCCAAACGCCTAAAGCAGACGTAATATTTTCCGCAATCACCGGgataaggcaacataacagGGTGAGTGGGATCGTCAATTAGTGGACACTGAGCCATCTGCAAACCCAATTCATCAGCAATTGGCAGCTAAGGAAACATTCGaacacaattatattttaaagattttacCGCTCATTTAACTACGTACCAAGGCATTATTTGGAGTTTGGCTTTTGGCCGAGGCAACGATAAGCACAATTAGAGAGAGATACACTAGAATTTGTTTCACTGTTGAAAGCAGAAAGACATCGATTAAGGCttttaaagttttcaattACTTCAATTCttacttataaattttatCCGGTATAAAACTGAATATGGATTCTAAAGATTGCATTGGCTTTTATAGACTGCTAGTCGATGAGCTTATCAGTTGAAAGTacttgaaatatatttatcgTATTCTTAGTCAAATAGCTGGTAAATGATAAATGGTAAAGgtaaaatatgtttttgtttttttaaatataagaCATTCCCAATTAGAATTAAGTCTACAAAGCAAACCTTGATAGGTGATTGAACTAGAAAATTCCAGGTaatctctccctctctctctctcagttaCTTTGATTTAATTCTAAGAAAAACTTATTGCTTGGTAAGTTTACTTTGGTTTctactttattattttctagCAACGGGATATATTTACTTTCATAGGTccagaaatataaaaattcctAGGAATTTCTACTTCAAGTATGTAGTTGGTAATGATTAATTGACAAATGGCAGCTACTTGCGATGcaattgaataaatatttaatatttccaCTTAACCTGTCAAGTTTCCAGTTTCAAGGACAGTAGCGCATCGTATGTGGCAAATAAGTAATTTGAAATCTGTATTTACTTGATAATGTCTCTGATAAGATGCCAATATACCATAATTACTTCATGATGGCTATAAAAACCATTCGTTCTTTGAAATGTATCTACATTTGTGTGAATCACGGCAGTCATTAAGAAAGTAAGATCTCTGgaatatgttttattttataatgCTATAAAGttctacattttttttagTGCTTCGCTATATTTGGTTAATTGTTATGCTGTCTGCAGTGGCAGATCTTTCCAGTGCTCAAATcacaaattattttaagtaTCCCAATGAATGCAATCGATACTATAGAGTGGATACTTTGGAATGTCCTCCGGATTTTCATTGGAGCCAAGAGTTGCAACGATGTGCTGATAAAAGAGTTGCTGACTGTACGACTTTACCGCCTTATATAGATCAATTACAAACTGCAGCACCTGCCAATGAGGACATCGATTTAGTACAACTTTGTGCCAGTCAACTAGGCCAATTGATACCGTATCCTGGACAGTGCAGTCAATTCATACAGTGCGATTATATACCCTTTGTGAAAACCTGCCCTCAGTATCTTTTCTGGAATTCGGTACTGAAAACATGCGATAAGATTTGTATTTAATGTGGCAAAAagtatttattcatttatagatttttaaaacattaaaatctAAATAACAGGCAATAAATTCACTGACAGAAATGTTTGGAGCTGCTGCACACTTCGGTTGAAGGGTCCCAATAGAGTCCTGGATCACAAGTCATTATGATGCCACGATTATCAAcacattttacatattttttacaATCCGAAGGTATAGCTTCAAattgcttgtttgttgtgcAAGAAAAAGTCGTTTTCGTAGTCTGTGGCACACAACTCCAGTCACATGTATTTAGGACTGCATTCCAGAATAGGGTGGGGGGGCATTCTAGTTCAATTGGCTGACCATGATTGCATTGATAGTATTTCCTGCAGTCAGTTGGGTGAACAGCAAAAAGTTCTCCATTCTTGCAAGTGTCTGTGTCAGGATTTGTTGAAGTCTCATTATTTTTGCAATAACTGGAATCCGTACCGCAGCCCTTCCCATTCCAATAAGTTCCAGATGCACATTCCATAGGGTATTCAACCCCGTTACTACACTGTATAAATTTTCGACAATCAGTCTCGACAGTCAAATATTCGGCACCACTACTGCAAGAAGGTGGAAGTCCTGCAGTTGTGCTCGTGTCTGGCTGCAGGGTGGTTGAACTTTCTGTGGGTGTTGGAGTACTTGGTTTCTCTGTCGAATCTTGGTGAGTTGTACTATTTCCTGGTTGCAGAGTGGTTGTGCTCCCTTTTGGACCTAAACTAGTTGGCCATTCTGTTGAACCCATGTTAGTTGTACTCTTGTCTGGCTGCGAAGTGGTTGTGCTTTCATGAGGAACTAAAGTACTTGGCCCCTCTGTCGAATCCTCGTCAGTTGTACTCTTTTCTGGCTGCGAACTAGTAGTGCTCTCCTCAGGAACTAAAGAAGTTGGTCCCTCTGTCGAATCCTCTTCAGTTGTACTTTCTTCTGGCTGGGGACTGGTTGTGCTTTCCTCAGGAACTAAAGTAGTTGGTCCCTCTGTCGAATCCTGGTCTGTTGTACTTTCTTCTGGCTGCGGACTGGTTGTGCTTTCTTCAGTAACTAAAGAAGTTGGTGCCTCTGTCGAATCTCTTTGAGTTGTAGTTTCTTCTGTCTGTGGACTTGTTGTGGTTTCCTCCGGAACCAAAGTAGTTGGTCCCTCTGTCGAATCCTCGTCAGTTGTACTTTCTTCTGGCTGCGAACTGGTTGTGCTTTCCTCAGGAACTAAAGTGGTTGGTCTCTCAGTCGAATCCTCATCAGTTGTACTTTCTTCTGGCTGCGGACTTGTTGTGCTTTTCTCCGGAACTAAAGTAGTTGGTCCCTCTGTCGAATCCTCTTCAGTTGTACTTTCTTCTGGCTGGGGACTGGTTGTGCTTTCCTCAGGAACTAAAGTAGTTGGTCCCTCTGTTGAATCTTCTTCAGTTGTAGTTTCTTCTGGCTGCGAACTGGTTGTGCTTTCCTCAGGAACTAAAGTGGTTGGTCCCTCTGTTGAATCTTCTTCAGTTGTAGTTTCTTCTGGCTGAGGACTTGTTGTGCTTTCCTCCGGAACTAAAGTAGTTGGTCCCTCTGTCGAATCCTCGTCAGTTGTACTTTCTTCTGGCTGCGAACTGGTTGTGCTTTCCTCAGGAACTAAAGTGGTTGGTCTCTCAGTCGAATCCTCATCAGTTGTACTTTCTTCTGGCTGCGGACTTGTTGTGCTTTCTCCGGAACTAAAGTAGTTGGTCCCTCTGTCGAATCCTCTTCAGTTGTACTTTCTTCTGGCTGGGGACTGGTTGTGCTTTCCTCAGGAACTAAAGTAGTTGGTCCCTCTGTTGAATCTTCTTCAGTTGTAGTTTCTTCTGGCTGCGAACTGGTTGTGCTTTCCTCAGGAACTAAAGTGGTTGGTCCCTCTGTTGAATCTTCTTCAGTTGTAGTTTCTTCTGGCTGCGGACTTGTTGTGCTTTTCTCCGGAACTAAAGTAGTTGGTCCCTCTGTCGAATCCTCTTCAGTTGTACTTTCTTCTGGCTGGGGACTGGTTGTGCTTTCCTCAGGAACTAAAGTGGTTGGTCTCTCAGTCGAATCCTCATCAGTTGTACTTTCTTCTGGCTGCGGACTTGTTGTGCTTACCTCCGGAACTAAAGTAGTTGGTCCCTCTGTCGAATCCTCTTCAGTTGTACTTTCTTCTGGCTGGGGACTGGTTGTGCTTTCCTCAGGAACTAAAGTAGTTGGTCCCCCTGTTGAATCTTCTTCATTTGTAGTTTCTTCTGGCTGCGAACTGGTTGTGCTTTCCTCAGGAACTAAAGTGGTTGGTCTCTCAGTCGAATCCTCATCAGTTGTACTTTCTTCTGGCTGCGGACTTGTTGTGCTTTCCTCCGGAACTAAAGTAGTTGGTCCCTCTGTCGAATCCTCTTCAGTTGTACTTTCTTCTGGCTGGGGACTGGTTGTGCTTTCCTCAGGAACTAAAGTAGTTGGTCCCTCTGTTGAATCTTCTTCAGTTGTAGTTTCTTCTGGCTGCGAACTGGTTGTGCTTTCCTCAGGAACTAAAGTAGTTGGTCCCTCTGTCGAATCTTCTTCAGTTGTACTTTCTTCTGGCTGAGGAGTTGTTGTGCTTTCCTCCGGAACTAAAGTAGTTGGTCCCTCTGTTGGATCCTCGTCAGTTGTACTTTCTTCTGGCTGGGGACTGGTTGTGCTTTCCTCAGGAACTAAAGTGGTTGTTCTCTCAGTCGAATCCTCATCAGTTGTACTTTCTTCTGGCTGCGGACTTGTTGTGCTTTCCTCCGGAACTAAAGTAGTTGGTCCCTCTGTCGAATCCTCTTCAGTTGTACTTTCTTCTGGCTGGGGACTGGTTGTGCTTTCCTCAGGAACTAAAGTGGTTGGTCTTTCAGTCGAATCCTCATCAGTTGTAGTTTCTTCTGGGTGCGGACTTGTTGTGCTTTCCTCCGGAACTAAAGTAGTTGGTCCCTCTGTCGAATCCTCTTCAGTTGTACTTTCTTCTGGCTGGGGACTGGTTGTGCTTTCCTCACGAACTAAAGTAGTTGGTCCCTCTGTTGAAACTTCTTCAGTTGTAGTTTCTTCTGGCTGCGAACTGGTTGTGCTTTCCTCAGGAACTAAAGTAGTTGGTCCCTCTGTTGGATCCTCGTCAGTTGTACTTTCTTCTGGCTGGGGACTGGTTGTGCTTTTCTCAGGAACTAAAGTGGTTGGTCCCTCAGTCGAATCCTCATCAGTTGTACTTTCTTCTGGCTGCGGACTTGTTGTGCTTTCCTCAGGAACTAAAGTAGTTGGTCCCTCTGTTGAATCTTCTTCAGTTGTAGTTTCTTCTGGCTGGGGACTGGTTGTGCTTTCCTCAGGAACTAAAGTAGTTGGTCCCTCTGTTGAATCTTCTTCAGTTGTAGTTTCTTCTGGTTGCGAACTGGTTGTGCTTTCCTCAGGAACTAAAGTGGTTGGTCCCACTGTTGAATCTTCTTCAGTTGTAGTTTCTTCTGGCTGAGGACTGGTTGTGCTTTCCTCAGGAACTAAAGTAGTTGGTCCCTCTGTCGAATCCTCTTCAGTTGTACTTTCTTCTGGCTGGGGACTGGTTGTGCTTTCCTCAGGAACTAAAGTAGTTGGTCCCTCTGTCGAATCCTCATCAGTTGTAGTTTCTTCTGGCTGCGAACTGGTTGTGCTTTCCTCAGGAACTAAAGTGGTTGGTCTCTCTGTCGAATCCTCATCAGTTGTACTTTCTTCTGGCTGCGGACTGGTTGTGCTTTCCTCCGGAACTAAAGTAGTTGGTCCCTCTGTCGAATCCTCTTCAGTTGTACTTTCTTCTGGCTGGGGACTGGTTGTGCTTTCCTCAGGAACTAAAGTGGTTGGTCTCTCAGTCGAATCCTCATCAGTTGTAGTTTCTTCTGGCTGCGAACTGGTTGTGCTTTCCTCAGGAACTAAAGTAGTTGGTCCCTCTGTTGAATCCTCATCAGTTGTAGTTTCTTCTGGCTGCGAACTGGTTGTGCTTTCCTCAGGAACTAAGTAGTTGGTCCCTCTGTCGAATCCTCTTCAGTTGTAGTTTCTTCTGGCTGCGACTGGTTGTGCTTTCCTCAGGAACTAAAGTGGTTGGTCTCTCAGTCGAATCCTCATCAGTTGTACTTTCTTCTGGCTGCGGACTTGTTGTGCTTTCCTCAGGAACTAAAGTAGTTGGTCCCTCTGTCGATCCTCTTCAGTTGTAGTTTCTTCTGGCTGCGAACTGGTTGTGCTTTCCTCAGGAACTAAAGTAGTTGGTCCCTCTGTCGAATCCTCATCAGTTGTACTTTCTTCTGGCTGCGGACTTGTTGTGCTTTCCTCAGGAACTAAAGTAGTTGGTCTCTGTCGAATCCTCATCAGTTGTAGTTTCTTCTGGCTGCGAACTGGTTGTGCTTTCCTCAGGAACTAAAGTAGTTGGTCCCTCTGTCGAATCCTCTTCAGTTGTACTTTCTTCTGGCTGGGGACTGGTTGTGCTTTCCTCAGGAACTAAAGTAGTTGGTCCCTCTGTCGAATCCTCATCAGTTGTATTTCTTCTGGTGGACTTGTTGGCTTTCCAGGAAATAAAGTAGTTGGTCCTCTGTCGATCCTCATCAGTTGTAGTTTCTTCTGGCTGGGGACTGGTTGTGCTTTCCTCAGGAACTAAAGTAGTTGGTCCCTCTGTCGAATCCTCATCAGTTGTAGTTTCTTCTGGATGAGGACTTGTTGCGCTTTCCCCAGGAAATAAAGTAGTTGGTCCCTCTGTCGAATCCTCTTCAGTTGTACTTTCTAGTCTGGCTGGGGACTGGTTGTGCTTTCCTCAGGAACTAAAGTGGTTGTGTCTTTCTCTGAATAATCTGAATCCTCATCAGTTGTAGTTTCTTCTGGCTGCGAACTGATTGTGCTTCCTCAGATAAGTAGTTGGTCCTTTGAATCCTTTAGTTGTATTTTTCTGGCGTAGAACATTGCACTTCTTATCAAAATTAAGTATTGCGCTTACCCAAAATCGTTATCTCTAAGAAGATACTTGAACGATTAAAATTGATTGACTAGTCACATTGATGGTGTTGGTATAAGGGCCGATCAGTTAATTGATTTCGCAGTCGGCATACGATTCGGGATATATAGGCGATAGTGTCACTTGGAAGCGAACTGCACGCGCCAAGGTCACTGTCTGCCTGATTATCAGATAAGCTGCTTATtattaaattgcaatttaaatattttattaaatcgAATTTTAACATCGATTGTGCTGTTCGTTGATCATCTGTGTGCTGGCTTCaacaataatttatatatttagagCGGCACGAAACCAATAGAGAATCCAAAGGATagtctttttattattaatgcTGTGATTTGCTTTAATATTGGTATTGCCATGTTGAAATGCACATTTTATTGggagttcaatatattttctCTCACATCATTTAATTtcttgcttttgtttttgtgttatgaCATGAACAGATATTGTTTGAATCATCCTCGCATATCCTTCTATTCGGAACTATAATCGCATACATAATCACAATGCTTCAATGGTTGATTCCAAAAAAGACCTGGTGGGCAACTTTGCGTGATCGGTCGCTTCGATACACATTGAATGTATTTGGAACAATCAGGTTCGTAAGGAAGAAACTCAGCATCGTCCAATGAGCAATCAAGTGCTGGATTGTTTGGCTCATCCTTGTCATTTTCACTTGACTGACAATACACGGTGTCCCAGCCACAGACATTAAGAATGGGATCCCAATAGAGTTCGTCCGGACATACTTTCAAAATTCCAACACCATGTAGGCAATGATAATATTCTTCACAGTTCGGAGCTGGTAGGAAATCCACTCCATCATCACATAGAACAGGCGGTGGTTCCGTTGTAGTTATGTCCTCAATTGTGGTGCTCTCTTCTGGTGTTGTACTATCTTCTGGTGTGGTGCTATCTTCTGTTGTGGTGGAGTCCACTGTAGTTGGTTCAATTGTGGTGGTTATATCCGTTTCGGTTACTAAGGTTGTATCCTCGAATGGCAATGCGGTGGCACAAGCCGCCACAAAGACAAATAGGCCAAATACAGCAAACAATTGAATATCTAAAAAAGAAGTCGACTAATAAACGATAAATTTcttatcaaaatttaaaaggAAACCTATCAGATAATACCTTTCATGTTTACGTTGGATGAATTGCAATGGTCAAGTCGGACTAAAAGTACAGAAACTTGTGTTCTTATATAGCCACCAAATTACCCTTTTCCCcgttttttggttctttttttgcaatcagtaaaatttaaaacacTCATAAATAAAGTAGCTTGTCTTATCATGTAATATAATCAAGTTTCCATATACTTGTAAATTTTTAAGTATATACTTGAAAATACTTCCTTTCTGTattatacctacatatattagTTGCGATTAAAGCTTAATATATAGAAATCGTTTTAATGAACGTCAGAAAGTTGctgtaagaaaaaaaataaaaacttttaataaagaaaataacttTATCATAATTACCATAATTTTTTTAAGCCTTGCGAAATTTGgcataaaaataatgaataaaaatttatcttgcaaaaattattttgtttcgCAAAAAGTTTGATATCTCTGTTCCGAGAAGTGTAGCTGTGGCGCTTTCAAATGAACAAAAGGAAATTGAtactaataaaaatattcttaCATACTTATATGAGGAAACCTCTAAGATAACGAAATGTCGCCAAAATCTCATACACGAAATTTTTGATGGTACACGCGATGATTTAATACAAAAcgtgatacatttttaatgcaacaatttcatttttaatgaattaaaTTGCTAAAACATATAAGAAAATTGCATgctaaaaataacaataaattcaattttctaacacaaaaaacatttgTGAAACAAAATTCTTAGAATTATTACAGCCATCTTATCCTTATCAATACACTTGAAATATAACGAATTAGATGTTGATTAGATATAAGAGTGACTTG
It encodes the following:
- the LOC124460698 gene encoding flocculation protein FLO11 yields the protein MIGTNYLVPEESTTSSQPEETTTDEDSTEGPTTLVPEESTTSSQPEETTTDEDSTERPTTLVPEESTTSPQPEESTTEEDSTEGPTTLVPEESTTSPQPEESTTDEDSTERPTTLVPEESTTSSQPEETTTDEDSTEGPTTLVPEESTTSPQPEESTTEEDSTEGPTTLVPEESTTSPQPEETTTEEDSTVGPTTLVPEESTTSSQPEETTTEEDSTEGPTTLVPEESTTSPQPEETTTEEDSTEGPTTLVPEESTTSPQPEESTTDEDSTEGPTTLVPEKSTTSPQPEESTTDEDPTEGPTTLVPEESTTSSQPEETTTEEVSTEGPTTLVREESTTSPQPEESTTEEDSTEGPTTLVPEESTTSPHPEETTTDEDSTERPTTLVPEESTTSPQPEESTTEEDSTEGPTTLVPEESTTSPQPEESTTDEDSTERTTTLVPEESTTSPQPEESTTDEDPTEGPTTLVPEESTTTPQPEESTTEEDSTEGPTTLVPEESTTSSQPEETTTEEDSTEGPTTLVPEESTTSPQPEESTTEEDSTEGPTTLVPEESTTSPQPEESTTDEDSTERPTTLVPEESTTSPQPEESTTEEDSTEGPTTLVPEVSTTSPQPEESTTDEDSTERPTTLVPEESTTSPQPEESTTEEDSTEGPTTLVPEKSTTSPQPEETTTEEDSTEGPTTLVPEESTTSSQPEETTTEEDSTEGPTTLVPEESTTSPQPEESTTEEDSTEGPTTLVPEKAQQVRSQKKVQLMRIRLRDQPL
- the LOC26529341 gene encoding peritrophin-1: MKDIQLFAVFGLFVFVAACATALPFEDTTLVTETDITTTIEPTTVDSTTTEDSTTPEDSTTPEESTTIEDITTTEPPPVLCDDGVDFLPAPNCEEYYHCLHGVGILKVCPDELYWDPILNVCGWDTVYCQSSENDKDEPNNPALDCSLDDAEFLPYEPDCSKYIQCVSKRPITQSCPPGLFWNQPLKHCDYVCDYSSE
- the LOC26529666 gene encoding chitin-binding domain protein cbd-1; its protein translation is MLPVLIWISLLTAAKMEIFEIDEDFCISLPTGYYEYPYECDAYISCNDSHAELEYCPDEKLFNSQLDICDTPEAVECYPILPDICRNLTNSTLLPAGSECNEYIECVNGISVLHECPGNLWYNPEWRICDDPNDTWCDNTTTTTTTTTTMTTTTPTTRTTAAETITTELDTTTIDDLFEGCLNEKQGTSLPYVENCQEYYYCWGNGSYSLFPCPADNWFSPYTGNCGPEVSPELCREITTTISVTAANNPCESQELGTSFALTSNCNEYLLCLGNGQSTIAKCPSNAWFDPQGGNCGPNVSPLACRESTTTVASTTETTTVQPENICAGKEEGASFPLTSDCQKYILCMGNGESVIVRCIANAWFDPQTSNCGPNVSPTACQEVEVSSTTESTTQSTTESTTELSTETTDETTATTDYPIDLEICSGQTTGEYVSYPDNCEKYIVCADPVPIAFYCTPGYYFSESLQKCVSWLDSDCPDTGSETTTSWPLPSPTPTVCANSSGLTLPYPEDCQWYIRCVDDYVYMMEVCQKGEFYDPWRSECGADVSPDACLDTYETTSSPDETSSTIGSTTSTTASPQLDPCEGIQDGKLVPYPDDCTRFIICVKPNPIIGNCVVGQEFSAQLERCMAPWYANCSIIITTTTEEPSTTTTRTTTEITPSQPDDFCADQADKALVPYPYNCSKYIICQEPIPVGYECPQGEEFSPIELTCMDAELANCNDESNKDSQTLAKYLLQTIGNWIQN
- the LOC6639278 gene encoding probable chitinase 10; translation: MLSAVADLSSAQITNYFKYPNECNRYYRVDTLECPPDFHWSQELQRCADKRVADCTTLPPYIDQLQTAAPANEDIDLVQLCASQLGQLIPYPGQCSQFIQCDYIPFVKTCPQYLFWNSVLKTCDKICI
- the LOC6639279 gene encoding uncharacterized protein LOC6639279 — encoded protein: MAQCPLIDDPTHPVMLPYPGDCGKYYVCFRRLAYARQCPLNSYWSPVTYRCDSKMLSNCQIDLPIYTDNQDFGIQYSPYPYRSCPENNEWNAALQRCEPSQFSNYLPWMQPNPTGNPTGIVPTAPTPPTLPALHPDNYLPIDHVAICKGNAINTYQPYPGDCHKFIHCGPQPTVITCAGQLFWNVKTQSCDVTQVGCQWGQ